DNA from Mesorhizobium sp. B2-1-1:
CAAGGCATCGCCAAGCGGCGGGCGGCGGATGTCGAGATCGAAGCCCTCTTCGAGAAGCATGTGGCCGACGCGCCCGGGGCTCGAATTCTCCTGATGCAGCACGATCAGGATTCTCGGCTTCGAACGCGGCGGCATCGGCGGCATCGGCGGCATCGGCGGATGGATCCTATTCGTCGCTCGACGTTCCACGGGCCCCCGGCGCCGCGGCCGCCGCCTTGCGGCGCGCCTCGATGCGATCCTGGCGTTCGACGCCGATCAGCTCGGCAACGCGCCAGACCGTGTTGTCTTCCAACTCGTGCAGCTCGCCATCGGCATAGACGATCTCCCACATCAGGCCGATGAAAGCCTTGCGGCCTTCGGCATCGAGGTGGCGCTTCAGCACGCTGGTGAAGGCATAGAGGTCGATCGCCTCGTTGTCGGCGCGCTCGCCGGCGGCGGCCAGCGCGTCGAGCTCGTTGCCGCTGACCGAATAGGCCTGCGCCAGCACTGCCTTGAACCGTTCCCACTCGACGTCCTGGCGCACGCCGTCGGCGCTCATCACGTGGTAGAGCAGCGCCGAGGCTGCCACGCGCGGATCATCGGCGCTGGCGCGGGCGCCGGTGCCGGTCGGCAAATCCCTCAGAAACGACAAAACGCGTTCGAACATCGATCCATTCCCAAACGGCCGGGCCACCCAGCCAACTCAAAACAACCGGAACCGGCGCGGCGACTTTTCCGCCGCATCGTCCGGATCGACGCCGGGATCGTCCGGCAGGCGTGCCAGTTCCTGCGCCGGTTCGACGGCCTCGGCATCGGCGGGCACCGCGGCGAAAGCCTGCGCCGTCACCGGCCTGACGTGGTCCTGATCGTTCTCGGCCTGCTTGCCGGCCGTCTCGCCGCCCGGGCCAGCGTGATCGATCACCTCGACCGACTCTTCCTGCGCCGGCCTGCCCGGCGCCTCGATAGCCACCGCCGGGGCGTCCGGCGCATCGTCACGGCTGTCGATCAGCTGGCCGAGACGCTCCATCGGGGCGCGCCACTCGAAGGCGTCAAGCCGGCCGGTGACCGGCGATACCGGCGCCCAGCGCTCCGAGACGACGCCGTCGGCGACCCAGGCCGGGTCGCGCGGCGCCCGCACCGCCTTGGACAAGAGCTGTCGCACCTTGCCTTGGTCGCCCGTCTCGGCTTCTTCGATGTCGGCCAAAAGCAGATAGGCGCCCTCGCGGCGGTCCATCCGGATCGCCGCCTCGGCTTCGCGGCGGGCAGTCGCAAAATCCTGTGCATCGAGCGCGGCGCGCGCCACCGTCATCGAGGATTCGGCGTGGTTCTTCTTCATCTCCTGCAATTTCCTCGCCCGGTTGAGGCGATCGAGCACGGCGTCACCCGGCCTGGCATGGGTATAGAGCTCCGCTATCTCCGGATGCGGTTCGGCCCTCCAGGCTGTCTCGAGGATCTTCGAGCCCTTGCGCACGTCGTTCTGGCGAAACAGCAGCGTCGCAGCCGCGACCGCGGCCGGCGCGAACTCCGGCTGCAGCCGATTGGCCTCTATCGCCGCCGTGCGGGCGGCTGCGGGATCGCTGTCGGCGAGTGACTGCGCCTTGGCGGTCAACAGCACGGCGCGTCGGCGGTTGGCGGCGTCACGTTCGATCTGGCGGGTCGCCTTCTGCGCCTCGACCAGCTTCAGCGCGCCGTCCCAGTCGCCGCGCCCGGTCAGCTCTTCAAGCGTCGATTCGGCCGCCCAGGCCAGTTGCGGCGCCATGCCGGCGGCGCGCCCGGCATAGTGCCTGGCGGCATTGCGGTCCCCCAGGCGCTCGGCTTCGAGATAAAGCCCGCGCAGGCCGAGCAGCCGCATTTCGGGATCGTCGAGCATGCTCTCGAATTTCTGGCGCGCGCCTTCGTGGTCGCCTTCGAGCAGCGAAGCCTGGGCTTCGAGCAGATGGATCAATGGCTCCTGGTCGGAGCGGATCAGCTTGGCCGCTTCCTTGGTCTTCTTGCGGGCCAGCGCGCCGTCGCCGGCGCCGGCGGCGATCATGCCGGTCGACAGCGCCTGATAGCCGCGGTCGCGGCGCCGCACCCGGAAATAGCGCGAAATGGTGTAGGGGCTGTTCCAGACCGACTTGATCAGCCACCACAGGATCATCACCGCCGCGACGACAGCGACCACCGCCACCGCCGCCACCATCAGGCTGACCTGATACTGGTAGCCGTTGAAGGTGATGACCATGTCGCCCGGCCGGTCCGCCAGCCAGGCAAAGCCTAGGCCCAGCGCGAAGACGACGGCGAGGAAGAGCAGGATTCGGATCATCGCCAGTTCCTCACGCCTTCATCGCGCCTGATATCAGCGCATCGATCAGCGTCTCGACCTCGATGCGTGCCTTCAGCTTGCCGGCAAAATCGGCGCCGGCCGCCTTTGCAGGCGCGGGCAGCGTCTCATATTCTGTGAGCGCCTTGGCATAGTCGCCCTGATTGACCGCCACCTCCATGCGCGCAATGGTTTCCGGCGCGCCGGCGCCCTGGACAGCGCCGATCGGCCGGACCTTGACCAGCGATTCGGCGCTCGACAGAAGGTTCTGCAGCAGCCCGGCATTTTCGTCGACCGGCGTGGCCGCCGCGACCATGGCGTTGGCGGCGGCATCCATCTGCGATGCGATCTCGGTGCGGGTCTGGACGCCCTTTTGGGCGTAGGCGCGCAGAGCCGCAAGCTGCGGCGCGTCCGGCGCGATCGCGGCGAAGGTCTCGAGTTCGGCACCAAACGGCGCGCCACGGTCGAGCGCCGCCTTCAGTGCCGAAGCGGCGATGGCGAGCGCGACCTTCGGCTGTCCGGCCTGCGCCTCGACTTTCCCAGAAAGCTGCGACACCGACTGCTCCAGCGCGGTGAGCCGACTGTCCTGCTTCGCCGCCGCCTCGCCGGCCGATTTCACCAGCGCATCGAGGCCAGCCAGCCTTTCATTGAGCGGACCGAGATCGACTGGGGCCGAGTTGCCGGCCTTGCCGAGCGCCGCAACCGCCGTCTCGATCTGCCTGACCTTGTCGCCAAGCGCGGCCAGCCCGGCATTGTCGCCCGCTCCGCCTTGCTCGACCGCCGATTTGAGCGCTGCGACATCCGTCCTGACCTGATCCAACGCCGCGGACAACCCGTCGACCTTGGCCGACGCACCGCCGTCGCCGGCTTGCCTCAGATCCGCGATCTCGGCTCTGAGCGCGGCGATTTCGCCGTTGACGCCTTCGAGCGAGACGCTGGGAGCGGACCCCGGCGCGCCGAGCAGGCCGGCGAACTGCAATCCGCCGGCGCCGACCAGTGCGATGACACCGCCGATGATGCCGGCCGCGATGCCGTTGACCCGCTTCGGCGGTGGCGGTGCGGATGCGGTTTTCCCGTTCCCCGCCGAGGCGCCGGTTACTGGCCCGGCCGGTTCAGGTTCGGCGCGCTTCGCCGATGTGTCCTCGAAACTGTAGTCGAAGGCGCCGGCCTTGCCAGCGGCGTCGTCCCGGGAACCGGGGTAGGCTGCCGCCGGTTCGTCCGCCTTGGCGGCGCTTTCCGCGGATCGTTCCGATCGGGGCGCTGTCGCCTCGGCGTGCTCCCAGGGTTCTAGATCGGTCTGGTCGGCGTGCACAGGCTCTTCGGGCGCCTCCGGCCGCGAGGCGTTCGCGGCTTCCTCCGCCTTGGCCTCGTCGGTTTGCGCCCCGGCCCTGGCGGCATTCTCGTCGGCGATGCGGGAAACGGCGCCGGGCTCAAGTTCGATGGTCACCGGCTCGCGGCGGCTTTTCGAATGTCGCATCTTCGGCGTCTTGACCATGCTTGGGCTCCGCAAATTCGCTTGGGGATGGTTCAAAGAGGGTCTAGCACATCACCAAGCGGTGAAAAGGGGCGGTGTGATGACGCGGCTCAGGACCCGGGCCGCAAAAGCGAAAGCAGCGCACCCTCGTCGGGCCGCGCGGCTATGTGGATGCGGTCGCCAGCGACGTCGCCAAGGACGGCGGCGATGCGATGCGACAGGGCAAAAACCCGCGTCTTGTCAAAGGCTTCATGCAGCGCAGGCCGCCTGACCAAGGCCTGCAGCGCAGCAGCCGCCCTGGCGGAATAGAGCAGCACCGCATCCGCGGTTTGCCCCGACAGACGGGCAAGCACGGCCTCGTCCGAATAGGTCACGGCGAGCGTGTCGTATGTCTCGACGGGGCGGACCCCGACATCGGCAGCTTGCAGCCGCTGCTCGAATGCCGGGAAGCGCACGCGTCCGCAGAGATAGACAATGGTCTTGCCCTGGAATTCGCCGGCAAGACTGCCAGCAAGACCTTCGGCATTGCCGGGACCTTCGCTGACGGACAAAAATCCTGCTTCACGCGCGGCTTGCGCGGTCCTCTTGCCGACGGCATGGCAAGGCAAGTCCGAAAGCCGGGCGACGACCTCCTTAGGCGCAAAGCGCACGCCATTGGCGCTGGTCACCGCAACGGCCACGGCATTGCCGATGACGAGGTCCGTATCGATCGGCAAGGCCACCGTCTCGGTCAGCGGCAAAAGCAGCGGTAGAAACCCCATGTCCTTGAGCATTCGCGCGGTGCGGGAGGCGCCCGGTTGAGGCCGCGTCACCAGAACGCGCTGCACCGTCAGGCCCAGCCGTCGAAGAATGTCTCGCCGGCCCTGGCCCGCACCGTCCTTGCCGCCTCTTCACCGATGCGGGCGGCATCCAGCGCCAGGCCTTTCATCTCGACCATGTGCGACTGCGTGCCATCAGGCGAGATGATCAATCCCGCGAAAGAAAGGTCCGCGCCGTCTATCACGGCATGACCGGCAATCGGCGTGCGGCAGGAGCCGTCGAGGGCCGCCAGGAAAGCGCGCTCGCAAGCCAGCGCCTGTCCGGTCGGCAGGTCGTGGATGGCCGCCAGCATCTGTTCGACGTCGCCATCGCCTATGCGGGTTTCGATGCCGATCGCGCCTTGGCCCGGCGCCGGCGGAAAGATGTCGAGCGGGATCAGATCGGTGACCACGTGGCCGAGCCCGAGCCGCTTCAGCCCGGCATGGGCGAGGATGGTGCCGGCGGCAACGCCTTCATTGAGCTTGCGCAGCCGCGTCTGCACATTGCCACGAAACATCACCACGTCGAGATCCGGCCGCATGCGGCGGATCAGCGCCTGCCGCCTGAGCGACGACGAGCCGACTTTGGCGCCACGCGGCAGGTCTGCAATCGTCTTAGCCGCCTTGCCGACGAAAGCATCGCGCGCGTCCTCGCGCGGCAGGAAAGCAGACAGCTCCAGCCCATCGGGCAACTGCGTCGGCATGTCCTTCGAGGAATGCACGGCAATGTCGATCGCGCGGGCGAGCAGCGCCTCCTCGATCTCCTTGGTGAAGAGGCCCTTGCCGCCAGCTTCCGACAGCGGCCGGTCCTGGATGCGGTCGCCGGTGGTCGAGATGACGACGATTTCGAACGCTTCTTGCGGCAAACCATGCGCCGCCATAAGCCGCGCCTGGGTTTCCTGCGCCTGCGCCAGCGCCAGCGGGCTGCCGCGTGTTCCGATCTTCAAGATTGTTTGCATGGCGCGCGGTCCGTGATAACCCCCCGGCAAGCGAAGTCGCCTTTTCCGGGCGTCTCCTACCGGGGAATGCCCCGATACACAATCCTTGGGGACAGCGACCAATTGATCCGCGTTCTGGGCATTGAAACGAGTTGTGACGAGACCGCCGCCAGCGTCGTGGCGTTGGAGGGCGATGCCGCGCCCAAAATCCTGTCCAATATCGTGCTGTCGCAGATCGAGGAGCATGCCGCCTTCGGCGGGGTTGTGCCGGAGATCGCCGCGCGCGCCCATGTCGAGGCCCTGGACGGCATTGTCGAGGCAGCCCTTGCCGATTCGGGCGTGGCGCTGGCCGACATCGACGCCATCGCCGCGACCGCAGGTCCGGGCCTCGTCGGGGGCCTCATCGTCGGGCTGATGACGGCCAAGGCGATCGCGGCCGCAACCGGCAAGCCGCTGATCGCCGTCAACCATCTCGAAGGCCATGCCTTGACGGCGCGGCTGACCGATGGGCTCGACTTTCCCTATCTCCTGCTGCTGGTCTCCGGCGGCCACACACAGATCCTGGCCGTGCGCGGTGTCGGCGACTACCAACGCTGGGCGACGACCATCGACGACGCGCTCGGCGAAGCATTCGACAAGACGGCCAAGATGCTTGGCCTACCCTATCCCGGCGGTCCCAATGTCGAGAAGGCGGCGGCATCGGGCGATGCGGGTCGTTTTGCCTTCCCGCGTCCGATGAAGGGATCGGCGCAGCCCGATTTTTCGTTCTCCGGCTTGAAGACCGCTGTGCGCCAGGCGGCGAGCGCGATCGAGCCCTTGAGCGACCGGGACGTCGCCGACATCTGCGCGTCCTTCCAGGCGGCGGTGGCCGACGCGCTGGGCGACCGTGTCTCGCGCGCGCTCGCCCGGTTCCGCCGGGAATTCCCCGACACGGCCGCGCCGGCGCTGGTCGTCGCCGGCGGCGTCGCCGCCAACCATACGATCAAGGCGACGCTGGAACGGCTGTGCGCCGAGGCGCGCTTCGCCTTCGTCGCGCCACCGCTGAAACTTTGCACAGACAATGCGGCAATGATCGCCTGGGCCGGCATCGAGCGGATGCGCGAAGGCCTGGCGCAAGAAAACGGCTTCGATTTCGTGCCGCGCTCGCGCTGGCCGCTGGACAGCATCTCCGCGCCGATGATCGGTTCGGGCCGGCGCGGGGCCAAAGCATGAGCAAGGAGGGCATGAGCGAAGAAGGCATGAGCGGCATCGAGATCGCGCCAACCGGCTGGCGCGTTGCCGTGCTCGGTGGCGGGGCCTGGGGTACCGCTTTGGCGCTGGCCATGCTGCGCGCCGGCCATTTCGTCCGCCTTTATGCGCGCGACCCGGAGACCGTCGCCGCAATCGACCACGGCGAAAATCGACGCTATCTGCCTGGCATCGCGCTCCAGGCCGGCATCGTGGCGACGAGCAACATCCAAGCCGCGCTCGACGGTGCCGATTGCGTGCTGGCGGTGACGCCGGCGCAATCGTTGCGGGCCATGCTTGCTCACGCCAACGGCCATATGCCGGCCGGCGTCCCACTGGTGCTATGCGCCAAGGGCATCGAGCGCGACACCGGCGCTTTGCTGTCGGCGATCGTCGGGGAAATCCTGCCTGTGAATCCGGTCGCCGCTCTGTCCGGTCCGAGCTTCGCCACGGACGTTGCCCGGGGCTTGCCCACGGCGGTAGTGGTTGCCGCCCGGGACGAGGCGCTGGCGGCCAAGCTTGCCGCGCGCTTCTCGGCGGAAAATCTGCGCTGCTATTCGAATGATGATTTGATCGGCGTCGAGATCGGCGGCGCCTTGAAGAACGTCTTCGCCATCGCCGCGGGTGCCGTCACCGGCGCCGGGCTCGGCGCCAGTGCCCAGGCCGCCATGGTGACGCGCGGCTTCGTCGAACTGCGCCGCATCGGTGCCGCCTTCGGCGCCAGGCCCGAGACGTTGATGGGGCTTTCCGGCCTTGGCGACCTGCTGCTCACCTGCTCGTCCACGCAATCGCGCAACTTTGCCTACGGACTGGCGCTCGGCCAGGGCAAGCCGCTTGGCGGGCTGCCGCTGGCGGAAGGCGTGCCGACGGCGGCGATCGCCGCCCGCATCGCCACCGAGCGCGGCATCGACGCGCCTATCATCGCCGCAGTCGCCGCCATACTGGACGGCACCATCACCATCCGGCAGGCTGTGGCGGCCTTGATGACCCGGCCGCTGAAGACCGAAACCGACGATTGATTCCAGCATCAGGAGACAGAGACATGTTGTTCGCGTTGATTTGCAAGGACAAGCCCGGAAGCATGCAAGTGCGCATCGATACGCGGCCGGAGCACCTCGCTTTTCTCGAAGGGCTGAACAGCGACAAGAAGCTGGCCTTCGCCGGTCCGTTCCTCGACGCCGACGGCAAGTCCAACGGCAGCCTCGTCGTCGTCGAAGCGCCTGACATGGCAGGCGCGCAGGCGCTGTCGGCAGCCGATCCCTATGCCAAGGCGGGACTGTTCGAAAGCGTCGAGATCCGCCAGTGGAACTGGACCTTCAACAAGCCGGCGGCTAATTAATCGGCACAAGGCTGGAGGAGCAATACGAATGAACTACTGGCTGTTCAAATCCGAACCCTCGGTCTTCTCGTTCGAGGCGTTGAAGGCCAAGGGCAAGGCAGGCACGCAATGGGACGGCGTGCGCAACTATGCGGCGCGCAACAACATGAAGGCCATGCAGATCGGTGATCTCGGCTTCTTCTACCACTCCAACGAGGGGCTGAACGTGGTCGGCATCGCCGAAGTGTGCGCACTGGCTCATCCCGACACCACATCGGACGATCCGCGCTGGGAATGCGTCGACATCCGCGCCTTCAAGGATGTGCCGAACCCGCCGACGCTGGAGCAGGTCAAGGCCAATCCCAAGCTCGCCGACATGGCGCTGGTGCGGCTCGGACGGCTTTCCGTGCAGCCGGTGACGCCGGCCGAATGGAAGGAAGTCTGCCGCATGGGTGGCCTGACGCCGGCTCCGTGACGGTTCTCACGAGCCATAGCGCCGAACGCTTCATCCTCGACAATACGGCGCTGATGGCGCCGCCGCATGTGCCCGAGATTGCGCTGTATCTTGCCGACGAGGCGCATGATCTGTGGCAGCGGACGGAGGACGAGCTGGTCGAGATCGGGCTGCCGCCGCCTTTCTGGGCCTTTGCCTGGGCCGGCGGCCAGGGGCTTGCCCGCCATATCATCGACAACCCGGCCATGGTGCGGGGCAAGCGCGTGCTCGACTTCGCCTCCGGCTCCGGTCTCGTCGCCATCGCCGCAGCAAAAGCCGGCGCGGCAGGGGTGACCGCCGCCGACATCGACCCGTTCTGCGCCACGGCGGTCCGCCTCAATGCGCAAGCCAATGGCGTCGCCGTCGAATTCGTCCAGGATGACTGCGTCGGAACGGATGCGGACTGGGACGTGGTTCTTGCCGGCGATGTCTTCTACGACAAGCCGTTCGCAGACCGGCTGACGCCCTGGTTCGCGGCTCTGAAGCGGCGCGGCGCCGATATCCTGATCGGCGATCCCGGCCGCTCCTATCTGCCGCGGTCGGGGCTGGAACCGCTTGGCGTCTACCAGGTGCCGGTGACGCGGGCGCTCGAGGATGCCGAAATAAAACGCACCACCGTCTGGCGGTGGAGCACCGAGCGCCCGGCTTGACGCCGCCACTGAACAGGCGTTTCCATGAGCTCCGTATCAGAGGGGAATATCATGGATTTTTCAGCGGTTAACTGGCTGGCGGTGATCGTCGCCGCAATCCTGGCGTGGCTGTTCGGCGCCGGCTGGTACACCGGTTTGAGTAAGCCATGGCTGAAGGCTGCAAAACTCGATCCGGCGACCATGAAGAAATCGTTGCTGCCGTTTCTCATCTCTTTCATCGCCGAGTTGGTCATGGCGCTTGTGCTGGCCCTGGTCGTCGGCGCGGTGACTGGCGGCGAGCCGACATTGCTGGCGGGACTGGTCTTCGGTTTCGTGCTTTGGCTCGGCTTCGTCGCAACCACGCTGTCGGTCAATCATCGCTACGAGAATTTCGGCTGGGACCTGACCGTCATCGACGGCGGCCACTGGCTTGGCGTGCTGTTGATCGTCGGCGCCGTGGTCGGCTGGTTCGGCGCCGCAGCGAGTTGAAGGCCTCCGCTACACCCGGTCCGCGGTTTGGGATTTTGCCATTTCCTCCAGAATCCACGTGCGAAAGGCAACGATGCGCGGATCGTTCACCAATTCCTTGGGATAGACCAGGAAATAGGCGAATTCCGGCGCGACCTTGATGCCGAGTTCGAAAGGCCGCACCAACCTACCTTCGGAAAGGTCGTTGGCCACCATGGCGAAATCGGCGAGCGCCACGGCGCTGCCCTCCATCGCCGCCTGGACCGCGTCGGCCGAGGTGCCGAAAACGATGGTGCGGCTGTCGTCGAAATCGTCGACGCCGGCTGCCGCCATCCACATGCGCCAGTTCGGCCAGGTCACGCCCTGACGCGCCCATTCGATATGGGCAAGCGTGTGATGGAAGAGATCGCGCGGTTCGCGCAGCGGCGGACCTGACGCCAGCAGGCTCGGGCTGCATACCGGGATGATGACGTTGTCGAACAGCCGATGCGCGCAAAGTCCCGGATATCTGCCGGCGCCGAAGCGGATGCCGACATCGACATCGTCAAGGTCGAAATCCCGCAATCCGTAGGCGATGTCGAACCTGAGTTCGATGCCTTCATGTTTTTTTCGAAAATCCTCGACCCGCCGCATCAGCCATTTCGTCGCGAATTGGGCGTCGAGCGTCACTTTCAGCAGCGTCGTGCCGCGCGTCATCTTCTGTGCCCGCGAGACGGCCTTGCCAAGCAGGTCGAGCGCATCGGCAGAGGCCTCGAACAGCACCGTTCCGGCCTCCGTCAGCCGGATGCTGCGGCTGGAGCGCGT
Protein-coding regions in this window:
- a CDS encoding TerB family tellurite resistance protein yields the protein MFERVLSFLRDLPTGTGARASADDPRVAASALLYHVMSADGVRQDVEWERFKAVLAQAYSVSGNELDALAAAGERADNEAIDLYAFTSVLKRHLDAEGRKAFIGLMWEIVYADGELHELEDNTVWRVAELIGVERQDRIEARRKAAAAAPGARGTSSDE
- a CDS encoding heme biosynthesis protein HemY, encoding MIRILLFLAVVFALGLGFAWLADRPGDMVITFNGYQYQVSLMVAAVAVVAVVAAVMILWWLIKSVWNSPYTISRYFRVRRRDRGYQALSTGMIAAGAGDGALARKKTKEAAKLIRSDQEPLIHLLEAQASLLEGDHEGARQKFESMLDDPEMRLLGLRGLYLEAERLGDRNAARHYAGRAAGMAPQLAWAAESTLEELTGRGDWDGALKLVEAQKATRQIERDAANRRRAVLLTAKAQSLADSDPAAARTAAIEANRLQPEFAPAAVAAATLLFRQNDVRKGSKILETAWRAEPHPEIAELYTHARPGDAVLDRLNRARKLQEMKKNHAESSMTVARAALDAQDFATARREAEAAIRMDRREGAYLLLADIEEAETGDQGKVRQLLSKAVRAPRDPAWVADGVVSERWAPVSPVTGRLDAFEWRAPMERLGQLIDSRDDAPDAPAVAIEAPGRPAQEESVEVIDHAGPGGETAGKQAENDQDHVRPVTAQAFAAVPADAEAVEPAQELARLPDDPGVDPDDAAEKSPRRFRLF
- a CDS encoding COG4223 family protein → MVKTPKMRHSKSRREPVTIELEPGAVSRIADENAARAGAQTDEAKAEEAANASRPEAPEEPVHADQTDLEPWEHAEATAPRSERSAESAAKADEPAAAYPGSRDDAAGKAGAFDYSFEDTSAKRAEPEPAGPVTGASAGNGKTASAPPPPKRVNGIAAGIIGGVIALVGAGGLQFAGLLGAPGSAPSVSLEGVNGEIAALRAEIADLRQAGDGGASAKVDGLSAALDQVRTDVAALKSAVEQGGAGDNAGLAALGDKVRQIETAVAALGKAGNSAPVDLGPLNERLAGLDALVKSAGEAAAKQDSRLTALEQSVSQLSGKVEAQAGQPKVALAIAASALKAALDRGAPFGAELETFAAIAPDAPQLAALRAYAQKGVQTRTEIASQMDAAANAMVAAATPVDENAGLLQNLLSSAESLVKVRPIGAVQGAGAPETIARMEVAVNQGDYAKALTEYETLPAPAKAAGADFAGKLKARIEVETLIDALISGAMKA
- a CDS encoding uroporphyrinogen-III synthase codes for the protein MQRVLVTRPQPGASRTARMLKDMGFLPLLLPLTETVALPIDTDLVIGNAVAVAVTSANGVRFAPKEVVARLSDLPCHAVGKRTAQAAREAGFLSVSEGPGNAEGLAGSLAGEFQGKTIVYLCGRVRFPAFEQRLQAADVGVRPVETYDTLAVTYSDEAVLARLSGQTADAVLLYSARAAAALQALVRRPALHEAFDKTRVFALSHRIAAVLGDVAGDRIHIAARPDEGALLSLLRPGS
- the hemC gene encoding hydroxymethylbilane synthase, which produces MQTILKIGTRGSPLALAQAQETQARLMAAHGLPQEAFEIVVISTTGDRIQDRPLSEAGGKGLFTKEIEEALLARAIDIAVHSSKDMPTQLPDGLELSAFLPREDARDAFVGKAAKTIADLPRGAKVGSSSLRRQALIRRMRPDLDVVMFRGNVQTRLRKLNEGVAAGTILAHAGLKRLGLGHVVTDLIPLDIFPPAPGQGAIGIETRIGDGDVEQMLAAIHDLPTGQALACERAFLAALDGSCRTPIAGHAVIDGADLSFAGLIISPDGTQSHMVEMKGLALDAARIGEEAARTVRARAGETFFDGWA
- the tsaD gene encoding tRNA (adenosine(37)-N6)-threonylcarbamoyltransferase complex transferase subunit TsaD, whose protein sequence is MRVLGIETSCDETAASVVALEGDAAPKILSNIVLSQIEEHAAFGGVVPEIAARAHVEALDGIVEAALADSGVALADIDAIAATAGPGLVGGLIVGLMTAKAIAAATGKPLIAVNHLEGHALTARLTDGLDFPYLLLLVSGGHTQILAVRGVGDYQRWATTIDDALGEAFDKTAKMLGLPYPGGPNVEKAAASGDAGRFAFPRPMKGSAQPDFSFSGLKTAVRQAASAIEPLSDRDVADICASFQAAVADALGDRVSRALARFRREFPDTAAPALVVAGGVAANHTIKATLERLCAEARFAFVAPPLKLCTDNAAMIAWAGIERMREGLAQENGFDFVPRSRWPLDSISAPMIGSGRRGAKA
- a CDS encoding NAD(P)H-dependent glycerol-3-phosphate dehydrogenase translates to MSEEGMSGIEIAPTGWRVAVLGGGAWGTALALAMLRAGHFVRLYARDPETVAAIDHGENRRYLPGIALQAGIVATSNIQAALDGADCVLAVTPAQSLRAMLAHANGHMPAGVPLVLCAKGIERDTGALLSAIVGEILPVNPVAALSGPSFATDVARGLPTAVVVAARDEALAAKLAARFSAENLRCYSNDDLIGVEIGGALKNVFAIAAGAVTGAGLGASAQAAMVTRGFVELRRIGAAFGARPETLMGLSGLGDLLLTCSSTQSRNFAYGLALGQGKPLGGLPLAEGVPTAAIAARIATERGIDAPIIAAVAAILDGTITIRQAVAALMTRPLKTETDD
- a CDS encoding YciI-like protein, producing MLFALICKDKPGSMQVRIDTRPEHLAFLEGLNSDKKLAFAGPFLDADGKSNGSLVVVEAPDMAGAQALSAADPYAKAGLFESVEIRQWNWTFNKPAAN
- a CDS encoding EVE domain-containing protein, with protein sequence MNYWLFKSEPSVFSFEALKAKGKAGTQWDGVRNYAARNNMKAMQIGDLGFFYHSNEGLNVVGIAEVCALAHPDTTSDDPRWECVDIRAFKDVPNPPTLEQVKANPKLADMALVRLGRLSVQPVTPAEWKEVCRMGGLTPAP
- a CDS encoding class I SAM-dependent methyltransferase, which codes for MEGSLPHGWPDAGSVTVLTSHSAERFILDNTALMAPPHVPEIALYLADEAHDLWQRTEDELVEIGLPPPFWAFAWAGGQGLARHIIDNPAMVRGKRVLDFASGSGLVAIAAAKAGAAGVTAADIDPFCATAVRLNAQANGVAVEFVQDDCVGTDADWDVVLAGDVFYDKPFADRLTPWFAALKRRGADILIGDPGRSYLPRSGLEPLGVYQVPVTRALEDAEIKRTTVWRWSTERPA
- a CDS encoding DUF1761 domain-containing protein, whose product is MDFSAVNWLAVIVAAILAWLFGAGWYTGLSKPWLKAAKLDPATMKKSLLPFLISFIAELVMALVLALVVGAVTGGEPTLLAGLVFGFVLWLGFVATTLSVNHRYENFGWDLTVIDGGHWLGVLLIVGAVVGWFGAAAS
- the gcvA gene encoding transcriptional regulator GcvA, which produces MARLVPGTRALRTLEAAARHLNFTRAADELGLTPAAVSHQIKEIEDQLGIVLFTRSSRSIRLTEAGTVLFEASADALDLLGKAVSRAQKMTRGTTLLKVTLDAQFATKWLMRRVEDFRKKHEGIELRFDIAYGLRDFDLDDVDVGIRFGAGRYPGLCAHRLFDNVIIPVCSPSLLASGPPLREPRDLFHHTLAHIEWARQGVTWPNWRMWMAAAGVDDFDDSRTIVFGTSADAVQAAMEGSAVALADFAMVANDLSEGRLVRPFELGIKVAPEFAYFLVYPKELVNDPRIVAFRTWILEEMAKSQTADRV